A single genomic interval of Xyrauchen texanus isolate HMW12.3.18 chromosome 48, RBS_HiC_50CHRs, whole genome shotgun sequence harbors:
- the LOC127639815 gene encoding LOW QUALITY PROTEIN: voltage-dependent calcium channel subunit alpha-2/delta-2-like (The sequence of the model RefSeq protein was modified relative to this genomic sequence to represent the inferred CDS: substituted 2 bases at 2 genomic stop codons) yields the protein MARCVHARLMMMMMMMVVVIFSGSWTAVDALTFPQHYTIMHWARRIEQEIDRVLQHISGAQQLKGIYNEKRRQFSVVRNNPRDIVENVATDIERLLAKKRKALEKLASEAERLQKDHHWQDGLKEENIEYYNSKAEMDYDGEDIDSQMSLKLDFVYDPNFKNHVNYSHTAVQIPTDIYKGAPVILNELNWTQALERVFMENSRDDPSLLWQAFGSATGVTRYYPAAPWRARXDXPVLMYARRPWYIQGASSPKDMVILVDVSGSVSGLTLKLIKASVAEMLDTLSDDDYVNVARFNEKAEAVVPCFRHLVQANVRNKKIFKEAIQQMQAKGTTDYKSGFHFAFNQLLNKTNVPRANCNKIIMLFTDGGEDRAQDIFEQYNWPNKTVRVFTFSVGQHNYDVTPLQWIACANKGYYYEIRSICAIRINTQEYLDVLGRPMVLAGRSAKQVQWTNVYQDALFDSQGLGLVVTGTIPVFNLTVDGNSQNQLILGVMGVDVHLDELKSLAPQYKLGPNGYIFAIDPNGYVLLHPNLQPQDEDLPEPVTLDFLDAEVEDSSKQEIRRQMIDGRSGEMTIKTLVKSMDERYIDEVVRMYAWTPINNTDYSLGLVLPPYCEYYIQADLSDVMLQLQYLQSLLPNSFVSAGHVFLAPREYCKRLQLAENNTQFLADFLSLMVEITPESEDCDQGLIHNLILDSGILWLLATRVWQNKDLNTYGFLALFASTNGGVTRVYPNMAAESWDEDPEPLNSNFYRRSLDNKGYMFRAPTRTSMDDLLISENGTVGILVTTAVEVTIGGKTMKPAVVGVKLDLEAWVDKFKILASNVSDSRQASQKCGPSRSCEMDCEVNSDDLLCYLIDDGGFLVMSNQRDHWKKVGLFFGEVDPYLMFALYNNSIYARHQTFQYQTACEPTASSHTGAAHRPFYVPSITDFVSLAWWTSAAAWSVLQQFLYGLIYSSWFTADVFAEIFSDSKGSSSSCVTVNSQFYFTNNTNSFNILQDCGNCSRLFHAKRIENTNLLFVVAETLPCSSCEIEKLLPVRTMSQAENPCEVLNSARYRKGPDKCFDYNTEENASECGAARSAHCPIRFLLWIQLTLLYLVLRS from the exons ATGGCGAGATGTGTTCACGCGcgtctgatgatgatgatgatgatgatggtggtggtgatTTTCAGCGGATCATGGACCGCAGTGGACGCGCTCACGTTCCCCCAGCATTACAC gaTCATGCACTGGGCTCGACGCATTGAACAGGAGATTGACAGAGTCCTGCAGCACATCAGCGGAGCTCAACAACTCAAAGGg atcTACAATGAGAAGAGAAGACAGTTCAGTGTGGTCAGAAATAACCCACGAGACATCGTAGAGAATGTCGCAACAGACATCGAGAGACTGCTGGCCAAGAAACGCAAAGCTCTTgag AAACTGGCGAGTGAAGCGGAGCGTCTGCAGAAAGATCATCACTGGCAGGATGGACTCAAG GAGGAGAATATTGAATATTATAACTCTAAAGCAGAGATGGACTAT GACGGTGAAGACATTGATTCTCAAATGTCGCTGAAGTTGGATTTTGTTTACGACCCAAACTTTAAAAACCATGTGAATTACTCTCACACGGCGGTACAGATCCCAACGGACATCTATAAAGGAG CTCCAGTGATTCTGAACGAGCTCAACTGGACTCAGGCATTAGAGAGAGTTTTTATGGAGAACAGTAGAGACGACCCGTCGCTGCTCTGGCAAGCGTTTGGGAGCGCCACAGGAGTCACGAGATATTACCCAG CGGCTCCATGGAGAGCCAGATAAGATTGACCTGTACTGATGTACGCACGGAGACCCTG GTATATTCAAGGAGCGTCTTCACCCAAAGACATGGTCATCCTCGTGGACGT GAGCGGCAGTGTTAGCGGTCTCACTCTCAAACTGATCAAAGCGTCAGTCGCCGAGATGCTCGACACGCTTTCTGACGATGATTACGTCAACGTCGCCAGG TTTAATGAGAAGGCGGAGGCGGTGGTGCCGTGTTTTCGGCATCTGGTTCAGGCAAACGTTCGTAACAAGAAGATCTTTAAAGAAGCCATCCAGCAGATGCAAGCCAAAGGAACAACAGATTATAAATCCGGCTTTCATTTCGCCTTCAACCAGCTGCTCAAC AAGACGAATGTACCTCGAGCGAACTGTAATAAAATAATCATGTTGTTTACTGATGGAGGAGAAGACCGAGCTCAGGACATCTTTGAGCAGTACAACTGGCCCAATAAAACG GTCCGTGTCTTCACGTTCTCTGTGGGGCAGCACAATTATGATGTCACTCCTCTGCAGTGGATCGCATGTGCTAATAAGG GATACTATTATGAGATCCGCTCCATCTGTGCAATACGGATCAACACCCAG gaaTATCTGGACGTGTTGGGTCGGCCAATGGTTCTGGCGGGCAGGAGTGCGAAACAGGTTCAGTGGACGAACGTCTATCAGGATGCTCTG tttgACTCTCAGGGTCTTGGTCTGGTGGTGACTGGTACGATACCTGTTTTTAATCTCACGGTCGATGGAAACTCTCAG AATCAGCTGATTCTCGGTGTGATGGGGGTTGATGTTCATCTGGATGAGCTGAAGAGTCTCGCACCACAATACAAG ctggGTCCTAACGGCTACATCTTTGCCATTGACCCCAATGGATACGTGCTGCTGCATCCAAACCTGCAGCCTCAG GACGAGGATCTGCCTGAACCAGTAACTCTGGACTTCCTGGACGCAGAAGTAGAAGACAGCAGTAAACAAGAg ATTCGACGGCAAATGATTGATGGCAGATCGGGGGAAATGACCATCAAAACTCTTGTTAAATCAATGGACGAG CGCTACATTGATGAAGTCGTGCGGATGTATGCATGGACTCCCATTAACAACACAGATTACAG TCTGGGACTGGTACTGCCGCCGTACTGTGAATATTACATCCAGGCTGATCTCAGTGATGTCATGCTACAACTGCAGT ATCTACAGTCTCTGCTGCCAAACTCTTTTGTGTCTGCGGGTCATGTGTTTCTAGCTCCCAg GGAATACTGCAAGCGTCTGCAGTTGGCGGAGAATAACACACAGTTTCTGGCTGATTTTCTGTCTCTGATGGTGGAGATCACACCTGAATCTGAAGACT GTGATCAGGGTCTGATTCATAATCTGATTCTGGACTCTGGGATCCTCTGGCTGCTCGCCACACGGGTCTGGCAGAATAAAGACCTGAACAC GTATGGGTTCCTGGCGCTGTTTGCATCCACCAATGGAGGCGTCACACGTGTTTACCCCAATAT GGCTGCTGAATCATGGGATGAAGACCCCGAGCCTCTGAATTCAAACTTCTATCGTCGCAGTCTGGATAACAAGGGTTACATGTTCAGAGCGCCGACACGCACCT CGATGGATGATCTGTTGATCTCTGAAAACGGTACGGTGGGAATTCTCGTCACCACCGCTGTTGAGGTCACAATCGGAGGAAAAACCATGAAacctgcag TTGTTGGTGTTAAACTGGATTTAGAGGCGTGGGTCGACAAGTTCAAGATCCTCGCCAGTAACGTCTCGGACAGCAGACAGGCCTCACAGAAG TGTGGACCGTCGAGATCCTGCGAGATGGACTGTGAAGTGAACAGCGAC GATTTACTCTGTTATCTGATTGATGACGGTGGATTTCTGGTGATGTCCAATCAGAGAGATCACTGGAAGAAG gTGGGTCTGTTCTTCGGCGAGGTGGACCCGTATCTGATGTTCGCCCTCTATAACAACTCAATCTACGCTCGTCATCAGACCTTTCAGTACCAGACTGCATGTGAACCGACGGCCAGCAGCCACACGGGAGCCGCACACAGACCATTCTACGTG CCTTCCATTACTGATTTTGTCAGTCTGGCGTGGTGGACGTCAGCAGCGGCATG GTCTGTTCTGCAGCAGTTCTTGTATGGACTCATCTACAGCAGCTGGTTCACTGCAG ATGTGTTTGCGGAGATTTTTTCTGACAGTAAAGGAAGCAGCAGCAGTTGTGTGACGGTTAACAGTCAGTTTTACTTCACCAACAACACCAACTCATTCAACATACTGCAGGACTGCGGGAACTgctccag gttGTTTCATGCCAAGCGGATTGAGAACACAAATCTCTTATTTGTGGTGGCCGAGACTCTGCCCTGCAGCTCCTGTGAGATTGAGAAACTACTTCCTGTCAGAACAATGT CTCAAGCAGAGAACCCGTGTGAGGTGTTGAATTCTGCTCGCTACAGGAAAGGACCCGACAAATGCTTCGACTACAATACTGAG GAAAACGCATCGGAGTGTGGCGCCGCTCGCTCTGCGCACTGTCCAATCAGATTTCTTCTCTGGATTCAGTTAACGTTGCTTTACCTCGTTCTACGATCTTAA